In the Camelus bactrianus isolate YW-2024 breed Bactrian camel chromosome 17, ASM4877302v1, whole genome shotgun sequence genome, one interval contains:
- the SEMA3B gene encoding semaphorin-3B isoform X1 — translation MGRAEAAAMIPGLALLWAAVLGGAAPSTPRLRLSFQELRARHGLRTFRLERTCCYEALLLDEERGRLFVGAENLVASLSLDNISKRAKKLAWPAPVEWREECNWAGKDIGTECMNFVKLLHAYNRTHLLACGTGAFHPTCAFVEVGHRLEEPVLRLDPQRLEDGKGKSPYDPRHRAASVLVGEELYSGVAADLMGRDFTIFRSLGQRPSLRTEPHDSRWLNEPKFIKVFWIPESENPDDDKIYFFFRESAVEATPALGRLSVSRVGQICRNDVGGQRSLVNKWTTFLKARLVCSLPGTEGDTNFDQLQDVFLLSSRDRWTPLLYAVFSTSSSIFQGSAVCVYSMNDVRRAFLGPFAHKEGPMHQWVSYQGRVPYPRPGMCPSKTFGTFSSTKDFPDDVIQFARNHPLMYNSVLPMGGRPLFLQVGAGYTFTQIAVDRVAAADGHYDVLFIGTDAGTVLKVISVPKGSGPNAEGLLLEELHVFEDSATVTSMQISSKRHQLYVASRSGVAQIPLHRCAAHGRACAECCLARDPYCAWDGAACTRFQPSVKRRFRRQDVRNGDPSMLCSGDSSHPALLERKVFGVEGGSAFLECEPRSLQARVEWTFQRAGESTHTQVPAEEHAERTTRGLLLRGLRRGDSGVYQCAAVEQGFSQPLRRLALHVLSASQAERLARTEEAAPVVPPGPKLWYRDFLQLVEPGGGGANSLRMCRPQPAPRSPPPEPRRKGRNRRTHASELRAERGPRSAVHW, via the exons ATGGGGCGGGCTGAAGCCGCCGCCATGATCCCGGGCCTGGCCCTGCTCTGGGCGGCAGTGCTGGGGGGTGCCGCCCCCAGCACCCCACGCCTTCGCCTCTCCTTCCAAG AGCTCCGGGCCCGGCATGGTCTCCGGACCTTTAGGCTGGAGAGGACCTGCTGCTACGAAGCTTTGCTGCTGGATGAGGAGCGGGGACGCCTATTTGTGGGCGCCGAGAACctcgtggcctccctcagcctggaCAACATTAGCAAGCGGGCCAAGAAG CTGGCCTGGCCGGCCCCTGTGGAATGGCGTGAGGAGTGCAACTGGGCAGGGAAGGACATTGGT ACTGAGTGCATGAACTTCGTGAAGTTGCTGCATGCCTACAACCGCACCCACTTGCTGGCCTGTGGCACAGGGGCCTTCCACCCAACCTGTGCATTTGTGGAGGTGGGCCACCGGCTGGAG GAGCCCGTGCTCCGCCTGGACCCTCAAAGGCTAGAGGATGGCAAGGGCAAGAGTCCTTATGACCCCAGACATCGGGCTGCCTCCGTGCTGGTGG GGGAAGAGTTGTACTCTGGAGTGGCCGCAGACCTCATGGGCCGTGACTTTACCATCTTCCGCAGCCTGGGCCAGCGTCCAAGTCTCCGAACAGAGCCACATGACTCCCGCTGGCTCAACG AGCCCAAGTTCATCAAGGTCTTTTGGATCCCGGAGAGCGAGAACCCGGACGATGACAAGATCTACTTCTTCTTCCGTGAGTCAGCAGTGGAGGCCACGCCGGCACTGGGACGCCTGTCTGTGTCCCGAGTTGGCCAGATCTGCAGG AACGATGTGGGTGGCCAGCGCAGCCTGGTCAACAAGTGGACTACATTCCTGAAGGCGCGGCTGGTGTGCTCATTGCCTGGCACTGAGGGTGATACGAACTTTGACCAGCTCC AGGATGTGTTCCTGTTGTCCTCACGGGATCGCTGGACCCCACTGCTCTATGCTGTCTTCTCCACATCCAG TAGTATCTTCCAGGGCTCCGCAGTGTGTGTGTACAGCATGAATGATGTGCGTCGGGCCTTCCTGGGACCCTTTGCACACAAGGAGGGGCCCATGCACCAGTGGGTTTCCTACCAGGGCCGTGTCCCCTACCCCCGACCTGGTATG TGCCCCAGCAAGACTTTTGGCACCTTCAGTTCCACCAAGGACTTCCCTGATGATGTCATCCAGTTTGCCCGGAACCATCCCCTCATGTACAATTCAGTCCTGCCCATGGGGGGGCGCCCTCTCTTCCTACAAGTGGGTGCTGGGTACACGTTCACCCAGATTGCTGTGGACCGTGTAGCAGCTGCTGATGGACACTATGACGTCCTCTTCATTGGCACAG ATGCTGGCACAGTGCTGAAGGTGATCTCCGTCCCCAAGGGTAGCGGTCCTAATGCTGAGGGGCTGCTCCTGGAGGAGCTGCACGTGTTTGAG GACTCAGCCACTGTCACCAGCATGCAAATCTCCTCCAAAAGG CACCAGCTGTACGTAGCATCTCGGAGCGGGGTGGCCCAGATCCCGTTGCACCGCTGCGCTGCCCACGGCCGCGCCTGTGCCGAATGCTGTCTGGCACGTGACCCCTACTGCGCCTGGGATGGGGCTGCATGCACGCGCTTCCAGCCCAGTGTCAAGAG gcggTTTCGTCGGCAAGACGTAAGGAATGGTGACCCCAGCATGCTGTGCTCCGGAG ATTCGTCCCATCCTGCGCTGCTGGAGCGGAAGGTGTTTGGCGTGGAGGGAGGTAGCGCCTTCCTGGAGTGTGAGCCCCGTTCCCTGCAGGCGCGTGTGGAGTGGACCTTCCAGCGCGCAGGAGAGTCAACTCACACTCAG GTGCCGGCGGAGGAGCACGCTGAGCGCACAACGCGGGGCCTGCTGCTGCGTGGGCTGCGGCGTGGGGATTCGGGGGTGTACCAGTGCGCAGCCGTCGAGCAGGGCTTTTCGCAGCCGCTGCGGCGCCTGGCCTTGCATGTGCTGAGTGCTTCGCAGGCCGAAAGGCTGGCCCGGACGGAGGAGGCTGCGCCGGTCGTGCCGCCTGGCCCCAAGCTCTGGTACCGGGACTTCCTGCAGCTGGTGGAGCCAGGTGGTGGTGGTGCGAACTCCCTGCGAATGTGTCGTCCGCAGCCTGCGCCGCGCTCACCGCCTCCGGAGCCCCGGAGGAAAGGCCGCAACCGTCGGACACATGCCTCGGAACTGCGTGCTGAGCGGGGACCGCGCAGCGCAGTGCACTGGTGA
- the SEMA3B gene encoding semaphorin-3B isoform X2 yields MGRAEAAAMIPGLALLWAAVLGGAAPSTPRLRLSFQELRARHGLRTFRLERTCCYEALLLDEERGRLFVGAENLVASLSLDNISKRAKKLAWPAPVEWREECNWAGKDIGTECMNFVKLLHAYNRTHLLACGTGAFHPTCAFVEVGHRLEEPVLRLDPQRLEDGKGKSPYDPRHRAASVLVGEELYSGVAADLMGRDFTIFRSLGQRPSLRTEPHDSRWLNEPKFIKVFWIPESENPDDDKIYFFFRESAVEATPALGRLSVSRVGQICRNDVGGQRSLVNKWTTFLKARLVCSLPGTEGDTNFDQLQDVFLLSSRDRWTPLLYAVFSTSSIFQGSAVCVYSMNDVRRAFLGPFAHKEGPMHQWVSYQGRVPYPRPGMCPSKTFGTFSSTKDFPDDVIQFARNHPLMYNSVLPMGGRPLFLQVGAGYTFTQIAVDRVAAADGHYDVLFIGTDAGTVLKVISVPKGSGPNAEGLLLEELHVFEDSATVTSMQISSKRHQLYVASRSGVAQIPLHRCAAHGRACAECCLARDPYCAWDGAACTRFQPSVKRRFRRQDVRNGDPSMLCSGDSSHPALLERKVFGVEGGSAFLECEPRSLQARVEWTFQRAGESTHTQVPAEEHAERTTRGLLLRGLRRGDSGVYQCAAVEQGFSQPLRRLALHVLSASQAERLARTEEAAPVVPPGPKLWYRDFLQLVEPGGGGANSLRMCRPQPAPRSPPPEPRRKGRNRRTHASELRAERGPRSAVHW; encoded by the exons ATGGGGCGGGCTGAAGCCGCCGCCATGATCCCGGGCCTGGCCCTGCTCTGGGCGGCAGTGCTGGGGGGTGCCGCCCCCAGCACCCCACGCCTTCGCCTCTCCTTCCAAG AGCTCCGGGCCCGGCATGGTCTCCGGACCTTTAGGCTGGAGAGGACCTGCTGCTACGAAGCTTTGCTGCTGGATGAGGAGCGGGGACGCCTATTTGTGGGCGCCGAGAACctcgtggcctccctcagcctggaCAACATTAGCAAGCGGGCCAAGAAG CTGGCCTGGCCGGCCCCTGTGGAATGGCGTGAGGAGTGCAACTGGGCAGGGAAGGACATTGGT ACTGAGTGCATGAACTTCGTGAAGTTGCTGCATGCCTACAACCGCACCCACTTGCTGGCCTGTGGCACAGGGGCCTTCCACCCAACCTGTGCATTTGTGGAGGTGGGCCACCGGCTGGAG GAGCCCGTGCTCCGCCTGGACCCTCAAAGGCTAGAGGATGGCAAGGGCAAGAGTCCTTATGACCCCAGACATCGGGCTGCCTCCGTGCTGGTGG GGGAAGAGTTGTACTCTGGAGTGGCCGCAGACCTCATGGGCCGTGACTTTACCATCTTCCGCAGCCTGGGCCAGCGTCCAAGTCTCCGAACAGAGCCACATGACTCCCGCTGGCTCAACG AGCCCAAGTTCATCAAGGTCTTTTGGATCCCGGAGAGCGAGAACCCGGACGATGACAAGATCTACTTCTTCTTCCGTGAGTCAGCAGTGGAGGCCACGCCGGCACTGGGACGCCTGTCTGTGTCCCGAGTTGGCCAGATCTGCAGG AACGATGTGGGTGGCCAGCGCAGCCTGGTCAACAAGTGGACTACATTCCTGAAGGCGCGGCTGGTGTGCTCATTGCCTGGCACTGAGGGTGATACGAACTTTGACCAGCTCC AGGATGTGTTCCTGTTGTCCTCACGGGATCGCTGGACCCCACTGCTCTATGCTGTCTTCTCCACATCCAG TATCTTCCAGGGCTCCGCAGTGTGTGTGTACAGCATGAATGATGTGCGTCGGGCCTTCCTGGGACCCTTTGCACACAAGGAGGGGCCCATGCACCAGTGGGTTTCCTACCAGGGCCGTGTCCCCTACCCCCGACCTGGTATG TGCCCCAGCAAGACTTTTGGCACCTTCAGTTCCACCAAGGACTTCCCTGATGATGTCATCCAGTTTGCCCGGAACCATCCCCTCATGTACAATTCAGTCCTGCCCATGGGGGGGCGCCCTCTCTTCCTACAAGTGGGTGCTGGGTACACGTTCACCCAGATTGCTGTGGACCGTGTAGCAGCTGCTGATGGACACTATGACGTCCTCTTCATTGGCACAG ATGCTGGCACAGTGCTGAAGGTGATCTCCGTCCCCAAGGGTAGCGGTCCTAATGCTGAGGGGCTGCTCCTGGAGGAGCTGCACGTGTTTGAG GACTCAGCCACTGTCACCAGCATGCAAATCTCCTCCAAAAGG CACCAGCTGTACGTAGCATCTCGGAGCGGGGTGGCCCAGATCCCGTTGCACCGCTGCGCTGCCCACGGCCGCGCCTGTGCCGAATGCTGTCTGGCACGTGACCCCTACTGCGCCTGGGATGGGGCTGCATGCACGCGCTTCCAGCCCAGTGTCAAGAG gcggTTTCGTCGGCAAGACGTAAGGAATGGTGACCCCAGCATGCTGTGCTCCGGAG ATTCGTCCCATCCTGCGCTGCTGGAGCGGAAGGTGTTTGGCGTGGAGGGAGGTAGCGCCTTCCTGGAGTGTGAGCCCCGTTCCCTGCAGGCGCGTGTGGAGTGGACCTTCCAGCGCGCAGGAGAGTCAACTCACACTCAG GTGCCGGCGGAGGAGCACGCTGAGCGCACAACGCGGGGCCTGCTGCTGCGTGGGCTGCGGCGTGGGGATTCGGGGGTGTACCAGTGCGCAGCCGTCGAGCAGGGCTTTTCGCAGCCGCTGCGGCGCCTGGCCTTGCATGTGCTGAGTGCTTCGCAGGCCGAAAGGCTGGCCCGGACGGAGGAGGCTGCGCCGGTCGTGCCGCCTGGCCCCAAGCTCTGGTACCGGGACTTCCTGCAGCTGGTGGAGCCAGGTGGTGGTGGTGCGAACTCCCTGCGAATGTGTCGTCCGCAGCCTGCGCCGCGCTCACCGCCTCCGGAGCCCCGGAGGAAAGGCCGCAACCGTCGGACACATGCCTCGGAACTGCGTGCTGAGCGGGGACCGCGCAGCGCAGTGCACTGGTGA
- the SEMA3B gene encoding semaphorin-3B isoform X3: MGRAEAAAMIPGLALLWAAVLGGAAPSTPRLRLSFQELRARHGLRTFRLERTCCYEALLLDEERGRLFVGAENLVASLSLDNISKRAKKLAWPAPVEWREECNWAGKDIGTECMNFVKLLHAYNRTHLLACGTGAFHPTCAFVEVGHRLEEPVLRLDPQRLEDGKGKSPYDPRHRAASVLVGEELYSGVAADLMGRDFTIFRSLGQRPSLRTEPHDSRWLNEPKFIKVFWIPESENPDDDKIYFFFRESAVEATPALGRLSVSRVGQICRNDVGGQRSLVNKWTTFLKARLVCSLPGTEGDTNFDQLQDVFLLSSRDRWTPLLYAVFSTSSSIFQGSAVCVYSMNDVRRAFLGPFAHKEGPMHQWVSYQGRVPYPRPGMCPSKTFGTFSSTKDFPDDVIQFARNHPLMYNSVLPMGGRPLFLQVGAGYTFTQIAVDRVAAADGHYDVLFIGTDAGTVLKVISVPKGSGPNAEGLLLEELHVFEDSATVTSMQISSKRHQLYVASRSGVAQIPLHRCAAHGRACAECCLARDPYCAWDGAACTRFQPSVKRRFRRQDVRNGDPSMLCSGDSSHPALLERKVFGVEGGSAFLECEPRSLQARVEWTFQRAGESTHTQAPDTLTKSERSPALAQPIEVPDPPVTFR, translated from the exons ATGGGGCGGGCTGAAGCCGCCGCCATGATCCCGGGCCTGGCCCTGCTCTGGGCGGCAGTGCTGGGGGGTGCCGCCCCCAGCACCCCACGCCTTCGCCTCTCCTTCCAAG AGCTCCGGGCCCGGCATGGTCTCCGGACCTTTAGGCTGGAGAGGACCTGCTGCTACGAAGCTTTGCTGCTGGATGAGGAGCGGGGACGCCTATTTGTGGGCGCCGAGAACctcgtggcctccctcagcctggaCAACATTAGCAAGCGGGCCAAGAAG CTGGCCTGGCCGGCCCCTGTGGAATGGCGTGAGGAGTGCAACTGGGCAGGGAAGGACATTGGT ACTGAGTGCATGAACTTCGTGAAGTTGCTGCATGCCTACAACCGCACCCACTTGCTGGCCTGTGGCACAGGGGCCTTCCACCCAACCTGTGCATTTGTGGAGGTGGGCCACCGGCTGGAG GAGCCCGTGCTCCGCCTGGACCCTCAAAGGCTAGAGGATGGCAAGGGCAAGAGTCCTTATGACCCCAGACATCGGGCTGCCTCCGTGCTGGTGG GGGAAGAGTTGTACTCTGGAGTGGCCGCAGACCTCATGGGCCGTGACTTTACCATCTTCCGCAGCCTGGGCCAGCGTCCAAGTCTCCGAACAGAGCCACATGACTCCCGCTGGCTCAACG AGCCCAAGTTCATCAAGGTCTTTTGGATCCCGGAGAGCGAGAACCCGGACGATGACAAGATCTACTTCTTCTTCCGTGAGTCAGCAGTGGAGGCCACGCCGGCACTGGGACGCCTGTCTGTGTCCCGAGTTGGCCAGATCTGCAGG AACGATGTGGGTGGCCAGCGCAGCCTGGTCAACAAGTGGACTACATTCCTGAAGGCGCGGCTGGTGTGCTCATTGCCTGGCACTGAGGGTGATACGAACTTTGACCAGCTCC AGGATGTGTTCCTGTTGTCCTCACGGGATCGCTGGACCCCACTGCTCTATGCTGTCTTCTCCACATCCAG TAGTATCTTCCAGGGCTCCGCAGTGTGTGTGTACAGCATGAATGATGTGCGTCGGGCCTTCCTGGGACCCTTTGCACACAAGGAGGGGCCCATGCACCAGTGGGTTTCCTACCAGGGCCGTGTCCCCTACCCCCGACCTGGTATG TGCCCCAGCAAGACTTTTGGCACCTTCAGTTCCACCAAGGACTTCCCTGATGATGTCATCCAGTTTGCCCGGAACCATCCCCTCATGTACAATTCAGTCCTGCCCATGGGGGGGCGCCCTCTCTTCCTACAAGTGGGTGCTGGGTACACGTTCACCCAGATTGCTGTGGACCGTGTAGCAGCTGCTGATGGACACTATGACGTCCTCTTCATTGGCACAG ATGCTGGCACAGTGCTGAAGGTGATCTCCGTCCCCAAGGGTAGCGGTCCTAATGCTGAGGGGCTGCTCCTGGAGGAGCTGCACGTGTTTGAG GACTCAGCCACTGTCACCAGCATGCAAATCTCCTCCAAAAGG CACCAGCTGTACGTAGCATCTCGGAGCGGGGTGGCCCAGATCCCGTTGCACCGCTGCGCTGCCCACGGCCGCGCCTGTGCCGAATGCTGTCTGGCACGTGACCCCTACTGCGCCTGGGATGGGGCTGCATGCACGCGCTTCCAGCCCAGTGTCAAGAG gcggTTTCGTCGGCAAGACGTAAGGAATGGTGACCCCAGCATGCTGTGCTCCGGAG ATTCGTCCCATCCTGCGCTGCTGGAGCGGAAGGTGTTTGGCGTGGAGGGAGGTAGCGCCTTCCTGGAGTGTGAGCCCCGTTCCCTGCAGGCGCGTGTGGAGTGGACCTTCCAGCGCGCAGGAGAGTCAACTCACACTCAG GCTCCCGACACTCTTACCAAGTCCGAGAGAAGCCCCGCCCTCGCCCAGCCCATTGAGGTCCCTGACCCGCCCGTCACGTTCAGGTGA